The Candidatus Krumholzibacteriota bacterium DNA window CGGCAACCGTCATGAGCGGATCGACCTGTATGTGGATCTCCATTCTTATCCTGTCGGCATAATACCTTGCCATAAGATCGTGGCATTCACGAACGCCGTCGATATCAGCGGTCAAGCCCCGGACGCGGTCGAGGAACTCTTTTGACGGCGAAGTATCTATGATCTTCTTAAAGGCGCTTTTGAGAATACCGAATGAGACTTTAATAATAAAGAAAGAAACGAGAAGGGCGGCATATGAATCAAGCACCCTGAGAGAAGGGTTGTATATCGCCACCGTTATTCCGACGAGGGTTATCACGGAGGATATAGCGTCTGAACGATGGTGCCAGGCGTTGGCTATCATAGCTTCGCTTCGCGCCGTCCTGCCGATCCTCACCGTCAGATGATAGAGGATCTCCTTAAACGCCACTGAAAGGGCGGCGATTATTATGGTATACCCGTGGGGGATCGCGATCTCACCCCTGTATATCGCCATCGAAGCGTCTATCCCTATTCTGAAAGCGGCGAGAAGGAGCGTCACCCCGACGAAGAGCGTGGCTACGCTTTCGATCTTGCCATGGCCATAGGGGTGGTCTTCGTCGCTTTCCTTCGCGAGGAAATGCAGGCCGATAAGTACGACAATATCGGAGATGAAGTCAGAGACTGAATGTATTCCGTCGGCGAGAAGGGCCCTGCTTTGGCCGAATATGCCTCCGAGGATCTTCAGAACGATAAGGAAAGCATTGATCCAGATACTGGCCCAGGTGATTTTTCTTCCAGATTCGATCCCGTGACTGTGATGAGCGTGGCCGCTGTGACTGCTCATTATATCCTCTGCCGTTACTGTCCCATGAGACGGGACCGCCCCGGTAAGGGGAGGTCCCGCTTATGGCAGCGATTATATTCTTTGCTTGATCCTAGCGCAAGTAGACTATTTTCCTCGTCTGCCGGAATTTCCCCGCTTTTATCCTGCAGAAATAGACTCCCGAAGTGACGGAACGTTTCGCGCCGTCTTTTCCGTCCCAGGCGGTGAAATGCCTGCCCGGTTCCCTGGTGACCTTTTCAAGTGTTCTCACCAGGCGTCCGGCAGGATCGAAGATCGATAGTTCAACGTCGCATCTCTCTGAAAGGGTATACGCTATCGTCGTGTTTCCATTGAAAGGATTCGGGTAGTTCTGTTCCAGAGCGGTCGCGTATACCGGAGTGCCAGGTTCTTCCTCATCTTCTCCGACCCCCGTTGGATCGAAGACGGAGAAGAAATCGTCGCTGGTGTCCTCTCCCTCGTTCAATCCGGAGTCGAAGGCGACCACCCTGATCAGGCACGAGTCGGCGACCATGGAAGGAGCGAACCAAACATAAAGCGAATCGTTATCCTCTCCCTGGGCGACAAGTTCAAAATCGTCTCCACCGTTCGAAGAGAACCAGATGCTGACTGAATCGACACCGATATTGTCCGTCGCTATCCAGGCGATATTTACCGGGTCTCCCGTCTCGAAATATTCTCCGCCGTTCGGCAGGGTCACTGTCACGACCGGATCGATATTATCGACGCCGGAGACGCACGCTCTGGCCTGGGGCGAATATCCCCCCGCGTATCCCGCGAGGTCCACGGCCGACACCCGGTAATAATGACATCCGTCAAGATGCGTTACGTCGAGAGTGGTCAGGCCTCCGGTGACAGTGCCGAGGAAGTTCGTCTCGAGCGGCCGGAACCGGTCGGTAAGTGAAGAGTATATGGCGTAATAGTCAAGCCCAGGAGATGACAGGGCGGACCATTCGATATGTATCGTCGAATCGTTGAGCGCCGAGGCGGTAAGCCCGGCGATATGATCAGGAGCTGCAAAGAGAGCCCCTTCTCCTCCATACGCCCCCATATCGGCCGTCGAGCCGTCGGGGTCGCCGCCAAGGGAAGGATCGCCGCCGTCTATCCCAGCCGAGTGAAGGGCAAGGTGATAGTCCAGGGCCGTAGTGTCTGCATAATGGGGATTTTCAAAGATATTCGTACTGTCCGAATCGATCATGAAGAGATCTTCAGGGAAATTTCCGAAGATGTCGTTGTACTGAAGAGTGATCTTCACCTGGCTTGTCGCCTGCAGCCCGTACTTGCGTCCGTAGGTGACGAGGTTGTTTGTTATCGACGTCGTTTCCATGTTGGCCAGAAAGAGATTGCCGCCGCCGAACGCCGCCGTGTTTCTGTCAACGGTATTGTTGATTATCTCGCCCCACGAGCTGTCGGCATAGACGCCGCCGCCGACGAAGGCGGCCTCATTGAGCGCTATTATCGAGTTTTTCAGCGAAAAGCTGGCGCATTTATGGAAAAGGCCCCCTGCCATACTTGTAGAATAATTATCAATGACGCTCATACGAGAGCCGGTGAATGAAGAACGTTCGATATATAAGCCTCCGCCGGTGTTTTTTGAGGAATTTCCGGAGATCGTGTCGCCGGAAGATGTGACTGGGCTGAAACGGGCGTAGACACCTCCGCCGTAGACATACCCGGAGTTCGACGTTATGCTGTTATTTTCAAGTTCCACAGAGGAGTGGAGGGCATAGATTCCGCCGCCGTTCTTCGTTCCGCCATAGTCAGCATTCGGAAAAGACCTCGAGATGACATTCCCCGAAATCACGGCGTTTGTCTGATAGAGGTAAATCCCACCGCCCGACTGCGCCGAGCAGCTGTCGATCGTATTGTCCTCGATCGTTACATCGCCGTTGTAACATGAGATCCCCCCTCCGCCGCTGAAACCCGAGGCGTTAGTGTAACCGCAATCGAAGATCGTGTTGTTTCTTATCACGGGAGATGAGTTGTAGCAGAATATCCCTCCGCCATAGAGGCCATTTGACGGGATGAGGGCGCTTTTTCCCGTTCCACCGGCGATAGTGAACCCGTCGATGCCGCAGGGGAGGGTCGTAGTGTTCATGAACGAGACTACGCTTCCCACCGACTGCAGCCTTGAGATATAGACCCGCGGGTCTCTCCCCGAGAATCCGGCGTTCCAACCCCCGAGAAGCCAGACAGGTTTCGAGACGGTGACCGGCCCGACGTAGACGTGTTCTCCAGCGACCATGATCGTGTCGTTGTCGTCGGCGAAATCGACAGCGTCCTGCACGTTATGCGCCGCCCAGGCAGGTATCGAATATGGTTCGCGGTTGTCGCCGTCAGGCGAGACATATTTGTACGGCGGCCCGACTATCGTAAAATCAGCGTCGCTCTCGTCAAATCCGCCGATCACTCCGTCAAGCCAGGCTACGATCTTGATCCTCGCGCTTTTTACCGGAGTCTCGGTGACGGACCAGATCAGGCTGTCGACAGTCCCTTCAAGACCATTCGCCAGCGACATCTCGTAAGTGTCGCCGCTGTTGAAACTGAGAAAAACATTAACCGAATCGGGCACTGCCCTTCCAAGAGTCCAGTTGATCTCGTAGAGCTCTTCCATGTCAAGCTCTTCGCCGCCGTTGGGATTATCGAGATGCACCAGGACGCTGCTCGGCTGATATTCTATCTGGTAAGGAAAAGAGCCGATGCTGCAGACGCCGTATTGTATATAGCAAAATCCATCGGTCCCCCAGTCCTCTCCCCAGCTGTTCTTCATTATCCACGCGCCCTCGCCGCCGCAGGCGTTATCGTCCCATCCGACAAGCAGGACGGCGTGGTTCGGCGTGTCAGCGTAATCGTGGTCGTAGCAGCCGGAGTAATAACTGCTGAAGTCATCATGGGCGAACATGCCGCACGCCACAGGACCGTAATCGTAGATAGCCTGCTTGATCTGCGAGGGCTGTGTGGAGATCGACCAGAACGAGTTGATCCACGCCAGTTTTTCGCAGCCGTCCATCACGCACGGGAGTCCGTCCGTCGCCTGGTAAGGCATGCAGTTCTCATGGACAGCCCCCCTGTCGCGCAGGAGCTCATGCGCGCCTGCCACCCATCCGCCACCGCAGTCTCCTCCCCATGTGTCGCAATCGACGACCGCCTGTTCGGAGAGATCGAGGATCCTCTGGTCGTATATCCTCGCGTGCGCCTCGAGCTGGCCGATCGCGGCGAAAGCCCAGCATGAGCCGCAACTTCCCTGGTTTTTCGCGATCGTAACGCCGCTGTGTCCGCGCCAGTCGTAGTAAGCTGGCAGGGCGGCTGATTCGGCAAGGACCCGAAGGGGCATCTGTTCCCATTCTTCTGCCGTCGGGGGTATCATGCCGCTGAGACGCTGCCTTTCGGCGTAGGGAAGCGAACCGGCGGTGGTCAATCCCGCCGTCCAGTGGCCTCCCTTTTCGGCGATCTCACGGTTGATCCTGTCGACTCTTTCCCGCGGCGATTCCTCTTCCGCGGAAAAGGCTGCCGCCGAGAAGGCGAAGACAGCGAGGAAGATAAGTGATATCAAGTAACTTTTTCGATGACGCTGAAACATAAAGGCTCTCTCCTTGAGTATCCGTGCCTGGCTTCCGACCGGTTATCTACCGAGCAAAAGTCAAGCCATCCAGGATTCCTCCTTACCGGGCGGGTATTATGATTAACAATAGGGAACAATGAGCGTCGGTACAAGCGATTTTTACCTCTCCAGGCCGGTCACGAGGCAATGCCGCCGGGACCGATAACGTCCATTATATGGACAATAACTTCTTTCTTGGAAAGTAGAGTATGATATAGTATATTTTTTCCGACACAACTTATTTGGAGGTTAAAATAATGTTCGAAAAAGTAAAAGCGGTACT harbors:
- a CDS encoding cation transporter, producing the protein MSSHSGHAHHSHGIESGRKITWASIWINAFLIVLKILGGIFGQSRALLADGIHSVSDFISDIVVLIGLHFLAKESDEDHPYGHGKIESVATLFVGVTLLLAAFRIGIDASMAIYRGEIAIPHGYTIIIAALSVAFKEILYHLTVRIGRTARSEAMIANAWHHRSDAISSVITLVGITVAIYNPSLRVLDSYAALLVSFFIIKVSFGILKSAFKKIIDTSPSKEFLDRVRGLTADIDGVRECHDLMARYYADRIRMEIHIQVDPLMTVADSHRIVDAVVERITEEYPEVEKVLVHVDPYEERKD
- a CDS encoding right-handed parallel beta-helix repeat-containing protein, with protein sequence MFQRHRKSYLISLIFLAVFAFSAAAFSAEEESPRERVDRINREIAEKGGHWTAGLTTAGSLPYAERQRLSGMIPPTAEEWEQMPLRVLAESAALPAYYDWRGHSGVTIAKNQGSCGSCWAFAAIGQLEAHARIYDQRILDLSEQAVVDCDTWGGDCGGGWVAGAHELLRDRGAVHENCMPYQATDGLPCVMDGCEKLAWINSFWSISTQPSQIKQAIYDYGPVACGMFAHDDFSSYYSGCYDHDYADTPNHAVLLVGWDDNACGGEGAWIMKNSWGEDWGTDGFCYIQYGVCSIGSFPYQIEYQPSSVLVHLDNPNGGEELDMEELYEINWTLGRAVPDSVNVFLSFNSGDTYEMSLANGLEGTVDSLIWSVTETPVKSARIKIVAWLDGVIGGFDESDADFTIVGPPYKYVSPDGDNREPYSIPAWAAHNVQDAVDFADDNDTIMVAGEHVYVGPVTVSKPVWLLGGWNAGFSGRDPRVYISRLQSVGSVVSFMNTTTLPCGIDGFTIAGGTGKSALIPSNGLYGGGIFCYNSSPVIRNNTIFDCGYTNASGFSGGGGISCYNGDVTIEDNTIDSCSAQSGGGIYLYQTNAVISGNVISRSFPNADYGGTKNGGGIYALHSSVELENNSITSNSGYVYGGGVYARFSPVTSSGDTISGNSSKNTGGGLYIERSSFTGSRMSVIDNYSTSMAGGLFHKCASFSLKNSIIALNEAAFVGGGVYADSSWGEIINNTVDRNTAAFGGGNLFLANMETTSITNNLVTYGRKYGLQATSQVKITLQYNDIFGNFPEDLFMIDSDSTNIFENPHYADTTALDYHLALHSAGIDGGDPSLGGDPDGSTADMGAYGGEGALFAAPDHIAGLTASALNDSTIHIEWSALSSPGLDYYAIYSSLTDRFRPLETNFLGTVTGGLTTLDVTHLDGCHYYRVSAVDLAGYAGGYSPQARACVSGVDNIDPVVTVTLPNGGEYFETGDPVNIAWIATDNIGVDSVSIWFSSNGGDDFELVAQGEDNDSLYVWFAPSMVADSCLIRVVAFDSGLNEGEDTSDDFFSVFDPTGVGEDEEEPGTPVYATALEQNYPNPFNGNTTIAYTLSERCDVELSIFDPAGRLVRTLEKVTREPGRHFTAWDGKDGAKRSVTSGVYFCRIKAGKFRQTRKIVYLR